The region GCGTTGCCCCAGGAGGCGCCGGCGCCGACGTGCTCGGCCTCGAGGACGGTGACCTCGAGCCCGGCGCGGCGCAGGTGGTGGGCGGTCGAGAGCCCGACGATGCCGGCGCCGACGACGATCGCGGTCCGCGGCTGGGGGAAGCGGCGAGTGGCCATGACCGATCGTCCCACCGCAGGGCCCTCCGGGCGAGGGCGGGCCGTGCCGGGGGTGCGCGACCCCCGCAGCCACTCGAGAGTCCGCTCGGCGGTCGGACCTCGGCCGCCGCCCGGAGCGTCGAGTTCGTGCCTCCCGGGCGACTCCGCGGTTCGCTGGAGCCCGCTGCACCGAGTTCGGGCCTCCGCCGCGAGTTCGCGGGCGCTGTGCGCGCTCTCGCGCCGGAGCCCCGAGCTTGAGGATCTCGGCGGCGCCGGTGGAGGGGTGCTGCCGGCGCGGAGGTCAGGCTCTGCCGCGAGTTCGGGCTTCCGCCGCGAGTTCGCGTGCGCCGTGCGCGAACTCGCGCGGGAAGCCCGAACTCGGGGAGGCGCCCCCTCCGGTCAGGCGGTGGCGGGCTTCACGCCGACGTCGCCCTGGACCGCGACGAGGCGGGCGCGGCCGTCGGCGAGCGCGTACTCGACGCCGACGACGGCGAGGGTGCCCTCCTCGATGCGTCGCGCGAGCGTGGCGGAGTAGGCCGTCAGTGTCCGCGTGGTGGTCTCGACGTGCTCGCGCAGCAGGACGTCGGCGTCGGGGAGGTGGGCGTCGCCCCTGCCGAGGGCGGCGGCGAGCGTGCGCTGCGAGACGATGCTCGGGATGACCCGGTCGACGATCGCCCGCACGAATCCGGGCGGCATCGTGCCGGTCTCGAGGGCGTCGATCGCCGCCTGGACGGCGCCGCAGCTGTCGTGGCCGAGGACGACGACGAGCGGCGTACCGAGCACCTCGACGCCGTACTCGATCGAGCCGATGATCGTGGTGTCGATGACGTGACCGGCGGTCCGCACGACGAACGCGTCGCCGAGGCCCTGGTCGAAGATGATCTCGGCCGCGAGGCGGGAGTCCGAGCACCCGAAGATCACCGCGAACGGGTGCTGGGCGGCCGCGATCTCACGGCGGCGCTGCAGGTCCTGGGCGGGGTGCGTGGCGGCCTCGGACAGGAAGCGCTCGTTGCCCTCGACGAGGGCCGCCCAGGCCTCGGCGGGCGTGGTGGGGCGGTGCGCGGCGGGGGTGGCGGGCGTGGTCACGACTGGTCCAGCTCCTGACGGGTGGGCGGGTTGGCGCCGGGGCGCGAGACGGTGATGGCCGCGATGCGCGCGGCCTGCTCCAGCAGTCCGGTGAGCGCCTCGACGTCGATCGCGGCGATCGCGTCGTGGCGTCCACCGCCGACGAGGCCGGCGCTCCACAGCCCGTCGACGAGGCCACCCATGAACGAGTCACCCGCCCCGACGGTGTCGGCGACGTCGACGCGCGGAGCGGCGACCGACACCTCGACCCCGGCGGCGGTGACGGCGAACGAGCCCGCCGCACCCAGGGTCACGACGACCAGGGCGGGCCCGGAGGCCGCCCAGGCGCGGGCGACGTCCTGGGGCGGGGTGCCGGGCTCGAGCCACTCGAGGTCCTCGTCGGAGACCTTCACCACGTCGGTCGCGGCGACCAGGGCGAGCACGTCGGGACGGACGTCGTCCCGCGCACCCATGATGCTCGGTCGCAGGTTGGGGTCGTAGGTGAGGACGGCGCGGCGACGGGCGCTCCCGAGGAGTGCGGCGACCTTGGTGGCGCCGGGCTGGAGGACCGCACCGATCGAGCCGACGTGGACGACCACCGTGTCGTCGGCGACCCGGTGCTCGGGGTAGTCGATCTCGAGGTCGAAGTCGTAGGTCGCGGAGCCGTCGGGGCCGATGAGCGCCCGCGCGGTCGAGGTGCGGGCGGCGCGCTGCGAGCCGGAGGCGATGAGGACCCGGCTGGCCTCGAGGTGCTCGCGGACGAGGTCGCCGTTCGCGTCCTCGCCGAGCCACGTCAGCAGCTGGGCCTCCCGGCCGAGGCGGGCGAGGCCGATGGCGACGTTGGCGGGCGATCCGCCGGGATAGGCG is a window of Litorihabitans aurantiacus DNA encoding:
- a CDS encoding carbonic anhydrase, which produces MTTPATPAAHRPTTPAEAWAALVEGNERFLSEAATHPAQDLQRRREIAAAQHPFAVIFGCSDSRLAAEIIFDQGLGDAFVVRTAGHVIDTTIIGSIEYGVEVLGTPLVVVLGHDSCGAVQAAIDALETGTMPPGFVRAIVDRVIPSIVSQRTLAAALGRGDAHLPDADVLLREHVETTTRTLTAYSATLARRIEEGTLAVVGVEYALADGRARLVAVQGDVGVKPATA
- a CDS encoding carbohydrate kinase family protein, which codes for MQALVIGEALVDIVERPGTDPLAYPGGSPANVAIGLARLGREAQLLTWLGEDANGDLVREHLEASRVLIASGSQRAARTSTARALIGPDGSATYDFDLEIDYPEHRVADDTVVVHVGSIGAVLQPGATKVAALLGSARRRAVLTYDPNLRPSIMGARDDVRPDVLALVAATDVVKVSDEDLEWLEPGTPPQDVARAWAASGPALVVVTLGAAGSFAVTAAGVEVSVAAPRVDVADTVGAGDSFMGGLVDGLWSAGLVGGGRHDAIAAIDVEALTGLLEQAARIAAITVSRPGANPPTRQELDQS